One stretch of Azoarcus sp. KH32C DNA includes these proteins:
- a CDS encoding long-chain-fatty-acid--CoA ligase, which produces MLKGLMQDRPLLVSSLIEHAARCHPGTEIVSRTAEGLISRCTYGDIGRRSRQLAAALTALGVKPGDRIGALAWNGYRHMELYYGVSGVGAVLHTIHPRQFPEQIEYVVNHAGDQYLFFDITFAPLIERLAPALKTVKRFVAMTDRKNLPLSDIPNLLCYEDLIAEASADFEWPSFDETTASSLCYTAGTTGTPKGVLYSHRSTVLHAFALCAADSLSLSARESALLAAPMFHVNAWGVPYAAAMCGMKLVLPGPVHDGRSIYELLREERVTLALGAPYFWAPLFKYLDGMRRNPRKELSLERVVVGGIAPASELVERFATTFGARVTQVWGMTETSPIGAICPSSAMHADAPDGQIKQGRAPFGIEMRLVDDSGKAVAHDGRTPGHLLVRGPWVASAYFKSAEGSRLDADGFFDTGDIATIDEHGYLQITDRAADAIRSGDQWMSSVALENAAAGHPAVSEAAVIALPQGERPTHRLLVILPRTDFDVSREEMLLYLAAKLDRRWLPDDVAFVEQFPHTATGKVRKGRLREMFAEHRWPTA; this is translated from the coding sequence ATGCTCAAGGGACTCATGCAGGACCGCCCCCTGCTCGTTTCTTCATTGATCGAACATGCAGCCCGCTGTCATCCGGGAACCGAGATCGTGTCGCGAACCGCTGAAGGATTGATCAGCCGCTGCACCTACGGCGACATCGGGCGGCGGTCAAGACAACTCGCCGCGGCGCTGACCGCCTTGGGCGTCAAGCCGGGCGACCGGATCGGGGCGCTGGCCTGGAACGGGTACCGGCACATGGAGCTGTACTACGGCGTGTCCGGCGTCGGCGCCGTCCTGCATACGATCCATCCGCGCCAGTTTCCCGAGCAGATCGAATACGTGGTCAATCATGCCGGGGACCAGTACCTCTTCTTCGACATCACCTTCGCGCCGCTGATCGAGCGCCTCGCGCCGGCGCTGAAGACGGTGAAGCGCTTCGTCGCGATGACGGACCGCAAGAATCTCCCCCTGAGCGACATTCCGAACCTGCTGTGCTACGAGGACCTCATCGCGGAGGCCAGCGCCGACTTCGAGTGGCCATCCTTCGACGAAACGACGGCCTCGTCGCTGTGCTACACGGCGGGAACGACGGGAACGCCGAAAGGCGTGCTGTACTCGCACCGCTCGACGGTCCTGCACGCCTTCGCCCTGTGCGCGGCCGACAGCCTCTCACTGTCCGCGCGGGAATCGGCGCTGCTCGCGGCGCCGATGTTCCACGTCAATGCCTGGGGCGTTCCGTACGCCGCGGCGATGTGCGGCATGAAGCTGGTGCTGCCGGGGCCGGTCCACGACGGTCGGAGCATCTACGAACTGCTGCGCGAGGAGCGGGTGACGCTCGCACTCGGCGCGCCCTACTTCTGGGCTCCGCTGTTCAAGTACCTGGACGGGATGCGCCGGAATCCGCGCAAGGAGCTCTCGCTCGAGCGCGTCGTCGTCGGCGGAATCGCCCCGGCGAGCGAGCTGGTCGAGCGCTTCGCCACCACCTTTGGCGCCCGCGTCACGCAGGTGTGGGGGATGACCGAAACGTCGCCGATCGGAGCGATCTGTCCGTCGTCCGCGATGCACGCCGATGCGCCGGATGGCCAGATCAAGCAAGGACGCGCGCCGTTCGGCATCGAGATGCGGCTCGTCGACGACTCGGGGAAAGCCGTCGCCCACGACGGACGGACGCCCGGCCATCTCCTGGTCCGCGGCCCGTGGGTCGCCTCCGCCTACTTCAAGTCGGCGGAAGGCTCGCGTCTCGACGCCGACGGATTCTTCGATACCGGCGACATCGCGACGATCGACGAACACGGCTACCTGCAGATCACCGATCGCGCAGCCGACGCGATCCGGTCCGGCGACCAATGGATGTCGTCGGTCGCACTCGAAAATGCGGCCGCCGGACACCCCGCCGTATCCGAGGCTGCCGTCATCGCCCTGCCACAGGGCGAGCGCCCGACCCACCGTCTGCTCGTCATCCTGCCGCGAACCGATTTTGATGTGAGCCGCGAAGAGATGTTGCTGTACCTCGCCGCGAAGCTCGACCGGCGCTGGCTGCCCGACGACGTGGCCTTCGTCGAACAGTTTCCGCACACGGCCACCGGCAAGGTCCGCAAGGGACGCCTGCGGGAAATGTTCGCCGAGCATCGGTGGCCGACTGCTTAG
- a CDS encoding alkaline phosphatase — translation MRPGLAWRTLRRLALPWLLQALHAAGASAATLAGGPMAGPATAARVGVWLMTDAPAQVQLEYWPQGQPDAARRSAPVAVSPERGHTARVDLDGLRAATRYAYRVLLDGIPVELGEVPAFTTAPADPATPRELVIATGSCSYLPDPPYEVMQDSFGAGFEIFDTVAARRPDVMLWLGDSIYYRDDDLAPADKATARMHGRWATTRSFAPLQRLLRTGQHVAIWDDHDYGPNDSNRDFALKATALELFQDYWANPSYGLPGVTGIFARVPLGDVELFLLDDRYYRDDDASADPARTMLGAAQLEWLKGALRDSRATFKLVANGSRMLSDRPSPEKRGGEGWHNFPRERQAFLDWLAAERIDGVFFLSGDIHYTHLTERERPGTYPLTELTCSPLTSRVHPRPFPVREVPGTLVTQRNFCTLEFSGPAGARLLRVAAWNAAGTRLWQEEFPAARLRTP, via the coding sequence TTGCGCCCCGGCCTCGCGTGGCGCACGCTGCGCCGCCTGGCGCTGCCCTGGCTGCTGCAGGCGCTGCATGCGGCCGGCGCCAGCGCGGCCACCTTGGCCGGCGGCCCGATGGCCGGGCCGGCGACGGCCGCGCGCGTCGGCGTGTGGCTGATGACCGACGCTCCGGCGCAGGTGCAGCTCGAGTACTGGCCGCAGGGGCAGCCAGACGCTGCGCGGCGCAGCGCGCCGGTCGCCGTCAGCCCGGAGCGCGGCCACACCGCGCGCGTCGACCTCGACGGTCTGCGGGCCGCCACCCGCTACGCCTACCGCGTGCTGCTCGACGGGATCCCGGTCGAGCTCGGCGAGGTGCCCGCATTCACCACCGCGCCCGCGGATCCGGCCACGCCTCGCGAGCTGGTCATCGCCACCGGCTCGTGCAGCTACCTCCCCGACCCCCCTTACGAGGTCATGCAGGACTCCTTCGGCGCCGGCTTCGAGATCTTCGATACCGTCGCTGCACGGCGACCCGACGTGATGCTGTGGCTCGGCGACAGCATCTACTACCGCGACGACGACCTCGCGCCAGCGGACAAGGCCACCGCGCGGATGCACGGGCGCTGGGCAACCACGCGCAGCTTTGCGCCGCTCCAGCGGCTGCTGCGTACCGGCCAGCACGTCGCCATCTGGGACGACCACGACTACGGCCCGAACGACTCGAACCGCGACTTCGCCCTCAAGGCGACCGCGCTGGAACTGTTCCAGGACTACTGGGCAAACCCCAGCTACGGCCTCCCCGGCGTCACCGGGATCTTCGCCCGGGTACCGCTCGGCGACGTCGAGCTGTTCCTGCTCGACGACCGTTACTACCGCGACGACGATGCCTCCGCCGACCCGGCGCGCACGATGTTGGGCGCAGCGCAGCTCGAATGGCTGAAGGGCGCCCTGCGCGACTCGCGCGCCACCTTCAAGCTCGTCGCCAACGGCAGCCGCATGCTCAGCGACCGCCCGTCGCCCGAGAAGCGCGGCGGCGAGGGCTGGCACAACTTCCCGCGCGAGCGCCAGGCGTTCCTCGACTGGCTCGCTGCGGAGCGCATCGATGGGGTGTTTTTCCTCTCGGGCGACATCCACTACACCCACCTGACCGAGCGCGAGCGCCCCGGCACCTACCCGCTGACCGAGCTGACCTGCTCGCCGCTGACCTCGCGCGTGCATCCTCGCCCGTTCCCGGTGCGCGAGGTGCCCGGGACGCTGGTCACGCAGCGCAACTTCTGCACGCTGGAGTTCTCCGGGCCGGCCGGTGCGCGGTTACTGCGCGTCGCCGCGTGGAACGCCGCGGGCACGCGCCTGTGGCAGGAGGAGTTTCCGGCCGCGCGGCTGCGCACGCCGTGA
- a CDS encoding RND family transporter produces MALALDSQDQTPVVRSLSDFDRHSGNALERMIFNHRLAVVAICAVVTVVLALVAGWKLHLNASFESMLPQSQPYIKNYLENRKELRGLGNVLRVVVENPAGDIFDPAYQDALKKINDELILTPGVDRAWVKSLWAPSVRWTEVTEEGFQGGPVMPDSYDGSPKATEQLKLNIARAGIVGRFVGTDFKSSMIFVPLMDKDPATGAAIDYRALSATLDANIRAKFEQSGAPVRIHVIGFAKLVGDLIDGVSQVMTYFAVAALIAIVVIFAYTRCLRSTALVVACSVIAVVWQMGLIAALGFELDPFSILVPFLIFAIGVSHGAQKMNGIVQDIGRGTHRLVAARFTFRRLFLAGMTALVADAVGFAVLMVIDIPVIQALALTASIGVAVLIFTNLVLLPVLLSYTGVSAAAGARSLKAESSASTGLWAWLERFTERRWAIGAIAVSALLTVAGFAVSQHLKIGDLEPGAPELRADSRYNRDNAYITANYSLSSDQFAVIVKTATEGCLKYETLVEADRLAWTLQQVPGVQTTVFLGDAVRQITAGSFEGNPKWVTLARNQDVLNYGAQQASVNNPDLFNNDCSVMPVIAYLTDHRAETLDRVVAEAARFADEHGSSDRQFLLAAGSAGIDAATNIVVKEANRTMLFYVYGAVVLLCFITFRNWRAVVVAVVPLVVTSVLCEALMVVLGIGVKVGTLPVIALGVGIGVDYALYLLSIQLAQQRADATLAEAHRLSVQFTGKVVALVGVTLAAGVVTWIWSPIKFQADMGILLTFMFVWNMIGALILIPALSHFLLNDPAQAQRFGAAPAIGLAA; encoded by the coding sequence ATGGCCCTCGCCCTCGATTCCCAGGACCAGACCCCGGTCGTGCGTTCCCTCTCGGACTTCGACCGCCACTCGGGCAACGCGCTCGAACGGATGATTTTCAACCACCGCCTCGCCGTCGTCGCAATCTGCGCCGTGGTGACCGTGGTGCTCGCGCTCGTGGCCGGCTGGAAGCTGCATCTGAATGCCAGCTTCGAGAGCATGCTCCCGCAGAGCCAGCCCTACATCAAGAACTACCTGGAGAACCGCAAGGAGCTGCGGGGCCTGGGCAACGTACTGCGGGTCGTCGTCGAGAACCCCGCGGGCGACATCTTCGATCCCGCCTACCAGGACGCGCTGAAGAAGATCAACGACGAACTGATCCTCACCCCCGGCGTCGATCGCGCGTGGGTCAAGTCCTTGTGGGCGCCCTCGGTGCGCTGGACCGAAGTCACCGAGGAAGGCTTCCAGGGCGGGCCCGTGATGCCAGACTCCTACGACGGCTCGCCCAAGGCGACCGAGCAATTGAAGCTCAACATCGCGCGGGCCGGCATCGTCGGGCGCTTCGTCGGTACCGATTTCAAGTCGAGCATGATCTTCGTGCCGCTGATGGACAAGGACCCGGCGACGGGCGCGGCGATCGACTACCGCGCCCTGTCAGCGACGCTCGACGCGAACATCCGCGCGAAGTTCGAACAGTCCGGCGCACCGGTGCGCATCCACGTCATCGGCTTCGCGAAGCTCGTCGGCGATCTCATCGATGGCGTGAGCCAGGTGATGACCTACTTCGCGGTGGCAGCACTCATCGCGATCGTCGTGATCTTCGCCTACACCCGTTGCCTCAGGAGCACCGCGCTCGTCGTGGCCTGCTCGGTGATCGCGGTCGTGTGGCAGATGGGGCTCATCGCGGCGCTCGGCTTCGAGCTCGACCCGTTCTCGATCCTAGTCCCCTTCCTGATCTTCGCGATCGGCGTCTCGCACGGTGCACAGAAGATGAACGGCATCGTGCAGGACATCGGCCGCGGCACGCACCGACTCGTCGCGGCACGCTTCACCTTCCGTCGCCTCTTCCTCGCCGGCATGACGGCGCTGGTCGCGGACGCCGTGGGTTTCGCGGTGCTGATGGTGATCGACATCCCGGTGATCCAGGCGCTCGCGCTCACCGCGAGCATCGGCGTCGCGGTGCTGATCTTCACCAACCTCGTGCTGCTGCCGGTGCTCTTGTCCTACACCGGGGTGAGTGCGGCGGCCGGAGCGCGCAGCCTCAAGGCGGAGTCCAGCGCCAGCACCGGGCTATGGGCCTGGCTCGAGCGCTTCACCGAGCGGCGCTGGGCGATCGGCGCGATCGCGGTCTCGGCGCTGCTCACCGTCGCGGGCTTCGCCGTGAGCCAGCACCTCAAGATCGGCGACCTCGAGCCGGGCGCGCCGGAACTGCGCGCGGATTCGCGCTACAACCGCGATAACGCCTACATCACGGCGAACTACTCGCTCTCGTCCGACCAGTTCGCGGTGATCGTGAAGACTGCGACCGAAGGCTGCCTCAAGTACGAGACGCTGGTCGAGGCCGACCGCCTCGCCTGGACCCTGCAGCAGGTGCCGGGCGTGCAGACCACGGTCTTTCTCGGGGATGCGGTGCGCCAGATCACCGCCGGCTCCTTCGAAGGCAACCCGAAGTGGGTGACGCTCGCCCGCAACCAGGACGTGCTCAACTACGGCGCGCAGCAGGCCTCGGTGAATAACCCCGACCTCTTCAACAACGACTGCTCGGTGATGCCGGTGATCGCCTACCTGACCGACCACCGTGCCGAGACGCTCGACCGCGTGGTGGCCGAGGCGGCGCGGTTTGCCGACGAACACGGCTCGTCCGATCGCCAGTTCCTGCTCGCCGCGGGGAGTGCCGGGATCGACGCGGCGACCAACATCGTCGTCAAGGAAGCCAACCGCACGATGCTGTTCTACGTGTATGGGGCGGTGGTCCTCTTGTGCTTCATCACCTTCCGCAACTGGCGCGCGGTCGTCGTCGCAGTGGTGCCGCTGGTCGTGACCTCGGTCCTGTGCGAGGCGCTGATGGTGGTGCTCGGCATCGGCGTGAAGGTCGGCACCTTGCCGGTGATCGCACTCGGTGTCGGGATCGGCGTCGACTATGCACTGTATCTCTTGAGCATCCAGCTCGCGCAGCAGCGCGCCGACGCAACGCTGGCCGAAGCCCACCGGCTGTCCGTCCAATTTACCGGGAAGGTCGTGGCACTCGTGGGCGTCACCCTCGCGGCAGGGGTCGTCACCTGGATCTGGTCGCCGATCAAGTTCCAGGCCGACATGGGGATACTCCTGACCTTCATGTTCGTGTGGAACATGATCGGCGCGCTGATCCTGATCCCCGCGCTGTCGCACTTCCTCTTGAACGATCCCGCGCAGGCCCAGCGTTTCGGTGCCGCGCCGGCGATCGGCCTCGCGGCCTGA
- a CDS encoding YCF48-related protein, protein MKVQRLGGALIALALAMPAMAPAADFQDVLDTSAMASPLAAKGLLNGLALAGQRVVGVGQRGHIVYSDDQGKSWRQAKVPVASDLVAVSFPTSQQGWAVGHDGVVLHSGDAGATWTKQLEGRALGGVLVAHYQAQAAKAGGAAAETAAKWVSEAERFAAQAAENPFLDVWFADDKTGFVVGAFNLILRTGDGGKTWQPWLDRTDNPQALHLYGIRAAGGEVFVTGEQGLVMRLDAAAGRFVAVPTPYKGSYFGVTGTRDAVIVYGLRGNAWRSTDRGASWHKLDTGVTEGLTAGAVVGERDVFLASQAGRLLVSHDGGEHFSPVKQERALPAAAVQPLGADAVVLAGARGVRVQPLQ, encoded by the coding sequence ATGAAGGTGCAGCGATTGGGTGGCGCATTGATCGCGCTGGCGCTGGCAATGCCGGCCATGGCCCCTGCGGCGGACTTCCAGGACGTGCTCGACACGTCGGCGATGGCGAGCCCGCTGGCGGCGAAGGGCCTGCTGAACGGGCTCGCGCTCGCCGGGCAGCGGGTGGTGGGCGTGGGGCAACGCGGCCACATCGTGTATTCGGACGACCAGGGCAAGAGCTGGCGGCAGGCGAAGGTGCCGGTCGCCTCGGATCTGGTCGCCGTGAGCTTCCCGACGTCGCAGCAGGGCTGGGCGGTGGGACACGACGGCGTCGTGCTGCACTCGGGCGACGCGGGCGCCACCTGGACCAAGCAGCTCGAGGGCCGCGCCCTCGGCGGAGTGCTCGTCGCCCACTACCAGGCGCAGGCTGCCAAGGCGGGCGGGGCCGCGGCCGAAACGGCCGCGAAATGGGTGAGTGAGGCCGAGCGCTTTGCCGCTCAGGCTGCGGAGAACCCCTTCCTCGACGTGTGGTTCGCGGACGACAAAACCGGCTTCGTCGTCGGTGCCTTCAACCTGATCCTGCGCACTGGCGACGGTGGCAAGACCTGGCAGCCGTGGCTTGACCGCACCGACAACCCTCAGGCGCTGCATCTTTATGGCATTCGCGCCGCGGGTGGCGAGGTGTTCGTCACCGGCGAGCAGGGCCTCGTGATGCGGCTCGATGCCGCGGCGGGCCGCTTTGTCGCCGTGCCGACGCCCTACAAGGGCAGCTACTTCGGCGTCACCGGGACGCGGGACGCGGTAATCGTCTACGGGCTGCGCGGCAACGCCTGGCGCAGCACCGACCGCGGCGCCTCCTGGCACAAGCTCGACACTGGCGTGACCGAAGGCCTCACCGCCGGCGCCGTGGTGGGCGAGCGCGACGTGTTCCTCGCGAGCCAGGCGGGGCGCCTCCTCGTGAGCCACGACGGCGGCGAGCATTTCTCGCCGGTGAAACAGGAACGGGCACTGCCGGCCGCGGCCGTGCAGCCCCTGGGCGCGGATGCGGTCGTCCTCGCCGGTGCGCGCGGCGTGCGCGTGCAGCCCTTGCAGTAA
- a CDS encoding universal stress protein: protein MYRHLLVPIDGTDLSTETSSNAIDFARTLGARITFFHARPDYAAALDGEAEIVRLTSPAKFAYAYEGRVREILAKAEAAARAFGVPCGSATAVSDSPAKAIIAAARDAACDLIYMASHGRRSGIGMMLGSQTLKVLVNAGMPVLVAATSNPPVPSQVMDVIRDEHRSLAAVLHAWLNLLDRKEEMDGKPDADLMRTMIQYLKTFSVSMHRPKENEYLFSRLRRRSTRYDTELSELEHQNADHQRLIGELEAAVERHLAGSAPLADIREAVASCEQSTWEHMQRVEGSILPGALNHLTPEDWEGINAAFSDGGDPRFGRDTNTEFRRIFSRIVNLAPSDSAGD, encoded by the coding sequence ATGTATCGCCATCTACTCGTGCCGATCGACGGCACCGACCTCTCGACCGAAACCAGCAGCAACGCCATCGACTTCGCCCGCACGCTCGGGGCCCGCATCACCTTCTTCCACGCCCGGCCCGATTACGCCGCGGCGCTCGACGGCGAGGCCGAAATCGTGCGGCTGACCTCGCCGGCCAAGTTCGCCTATGCGTACGAAGGACGGGTGCGCGAAATCCTGGCAAAGGCGGAAGCGGCCGCGCGCGCCTTCGGCGTGCCCTGCGGCTCGGCGACCGCCGTCAGCGACTCGCCCGCCAAGGCGATCATCGCCGCCGCGCGTGACGCCGCATGCGACCTGATCTACATGGCGTCCCATGGCCGACGCAGCGGCATCGGCATGATGCTGGGATCTCAGACACTAAAGGTGCTGGTCAATGCCGGCATGCCGGTGCTCGTAGCGGCCACGTCGAATCCGCCCGTCCCGTCACAGGTGATGGACGTGATCCGCGACGAGCACCGCTCGCTCGCCGCCGTGTTGCACGCTTGGCTGAACCTGCTCGACAGGAAAGAGGAGATGGACGGAAAGCCCGACGCGGACCTGATGCGGACGATGATCCAATATCTCAAGACCTTTTCGGTCAGCATGCATCGCCCGAAGGAAAACGAATATCTCTTCAGCCGCCTCCGCCGCCGCAGCACGCGTTATGACACCGAGCTCTCCGAGCTGGAGCACCAAAATGCCGACCACCAGCGGCTGATCGGCGAACTCGAAGCCGCGGTCGAGCGCCATCTCGCCGGTTCGGCGCCCTTGGCAGACATCCGCGAGGCGGTTGCGAGCTGCGAGCAATCGACTTGGGAACACATGCAGCGGGTCGAAGGCAGCATCCTTCCCGGTGCGCTGAACCATTTGACGCCCGAAGACTGGGAAGGGATCAACGCTGCCTTTTCCGACGGCGGCGATCCACGCTTCGGCCGGGATACGAACACGGAATTCCGCCGCATCTTCTCGCGCATCGTAAACCTCGCCCCGTCCGATAGCGCCGGCGACTAG
- a CDS encoding DUF1329 domain-containing protein, with the protein MRIIETMIAVALAAAVGTPAVAAITADEAKKLGTSLTAVGAEKAGNKDGTIPEYGGGTTQAPAGFKTGDGIRPNPFAGDKPRLTIDGKNMTQYADKLTEGTKALLQKYPTFRVDVYPTHRSVAFPKFVADNTAKCAVSAKTGNDGRSMEGCHAGFPFPIPKTGYEAMWNHLVRYNGQAYEVKYRNLNVDASGRTTLATEGNNVQEYPFWDNSKSSAETYWRLKNTYTGPARRAGEALLIVDPLDIGTKDRRAWTYLPGQRRVKVAPDLSHDTPNPGTAGGNTFDDIFLFTGSMDRFDFKLVGKKEMFVPYNDYGAVYQAKQDDLLKPNHLNPDLVRWELHRVWVVEATLREGKRHVYSKRVFYLDEDSWAALASDQYDARGQIYRAGFAYMAPSYDLPAPYTDMFGHYDLIAGIYSLTGFSAETGGMRQTKPLSERDWSPDSLAGAGIR; encoded by the coding sequence ATGCGCATTATCGAGACAATGATCGCGGTCGCACTGGCGGCGGCAGTGGGTACGCCGGCGGTGGCGGCGATTACGGCGGACGAGGCGAAGAAGCTCGGCACGAGCCTGACGGCGGTCGGCGCGGAGAAGGCCGGCAACAAGGACGGTACGATTCCCGAGTACGGCGGCGGCACGACCCAGGCACCGGCCGGTTTCAAGACCGGTGACGGCATCCGCCCGAACCCCTTCGCCGGCGACAAACCGCGCCTGACGATCGACGGCAAGAACATGACCCAGTACGCCGACAAGCTCACCGAGGGCACCAAGGCGCTGCTGCAGAAGTACCCGACCTTCCGTGTCGATGTCTATCCGACGCACCGCAGCGTCGCCTTCCCCAAGTTCGTCGCCGACAACACGGCGAAGTGCGCGGTGTCGGCCAAGACCGGCAATGACGGGCGCTCGATGGAAGGCTGCCACGCGGGCTTCCCGTTCCCGATCCCGAAGACCGGCTACGAGGCGATGTGGAATCACCTCGTGCGCTACAACGGCCAGGCTTATGAGGTGAAGTACCGCAACCTCAACGTCGACGCCAGCGGCCGTACGACGCTCGCCACCGAAGGCAACAACGTCCAGGAGTATCCGTTCTGGGACAACAGCAAGAGTTCGGCGGAAACCTATTGGCGCCTGAAGAACACCTACACCGGCCCGGCGCGGCGCGCGGGTGAGGCGCTGCTGATCGTCGACCCGCTTGACATCGGCACCAAGGACCGTCGGGCCTGGACCTACCTGCCGGGCCAGCGCCGCGTGAAGGTCGCCCCCGATCTGTCACACGACACGCCGAACCCCGGCACGGCTGGCGGCAATACCTTCGACGACATCTTCCTCTTCACTGGCTCGATGGACCGCTTCGACTTCAAGCTCGTCGGCAAGAAGGAGATGTTCGTGCCGTACAACGACTACGGTGCGGTGTATCAGGCGAAGCAGGACGATTTGCTGAAACCCAATCACCTCAACCCGGATCTCGTGCGCTGGGAGCTGCACCGCGTGTGGGTCGTCGAGGCGACGCTGCGCGAGGGCAAGCGCCACGTGTATAGCAAGCGCGTGTTCTACCTCGACGAGGACTCGTGGGCGGCGCTCGCGTCGGACCAGTACGACGCCCGCGGGCAGATATACCGCGCCGGCTTCGCCTACATGGCCCCGAGCTACGACCTGCCGGCACCTTACACCGACATGTTCGGCCACTATGACCTGATCGCGGGCATCTACTCGCTGACGGGCTTCAGCGCCGAAACCGGCGGCATGCGCCAGACCAAGCCGCTCAGCGAGCGCGATTGGTCGCCCGACTCGCTGGCCGGCGCGGGCATCCGCTGA
- a CDS encoding DUF1302 domain-containing protein — protein sequence METRRKGLQFARRKSALAVAAAILAMGGNAQAFEFDTGNSDLQVRWDNTVRYNVATRVEKRDNKIGNSAISDEGTYSFDRGDIVANRLDLLSELDVVYKGMTGFRVSGAGWYDDAYGDESQSNPNAPFSAIPSYRNHEYSHYTKRLYHGPSGELLDAFVFGNFDAGDVPVRLKAGRHAVFWGESLFLNGALNSVSYSQMPLDLQKGFATPGVEAKELFRPLNQVSGQAQVTDTLSVAAQYFLDWEAYRYPEGGTYLGPVDFAFNGPDRQFIPRLGFAANGKPVEPKHDGEYGLALRWSPEVLDGTLGFYYRRYADKLPQILLTRVGAGVSRYNLIYAGDIDLYGVSLAKNIAGVSVGAEFSYRRNTPLNAQVLGISPTGLPDRGETTGPRGDTFHGLVNFLGVVPKTPVFDAANWAAEVTWARWDKVRSGKNLFYAEGFVPCRGRDKWDGCTTKDFWGLSLSFTPTWYQVLPGVDLSAPVSASVGLSGNAPTVFGGNEGNGNYSIGLSADVFQKYRIDLKYIDYFGRYRDNGTAVTTQNGFTTLLKDRGFVSLTLKTTF from the coding sequence ATGGAGACGAGGAGAAAAGGGCTGCAATTCGCCCGCAGGAAGTCGGCGCTCGCCGTGGCCGCAGCAATATTGGCGATGGGCGGTAACGCTCAGGCGTTCGAATTCGACACCGGCAATTCGGACCTGCAGGTCCGTTGGGACAACACGGTGCGATACAACGTCGCCACGCGTGTCGAAAAGCGCGACAACAAGATCGGCAATTCGGCGATCAGCGATGAAGGGACTTACAGCTTCGACCGGGGCGACATTGTCGCCAACCGCCTCGACCTGCTGTCCGAGTTGGACGTCGTGTACAAGGGGATGACGGGCTTCCGGGTGAGCGGCGCCGGCTGGTACGACGACGCTTACGGCGACGAGAGCCAGTCGAATCCGAACGCGCCGTTCTCGGCGATTCCGAGCTATCGCAACCACGAATACAGCCACTATACGAAGCGCCTCTACCACGGGCCGTCGGGCGAACTGCTGGACGCCTTCGTGTTCGGCAACTTCGACGCGGGCGACGTGCCCGTGCGGCTCAAGGCCGGCCGCCACGCCGTGTTCTGGGGCGAGTCGCTATTCCTTAACGGCGCGCTGAACAGCGTCTCCTATTCGCAGATGCCGCTCGACCTGCAGAAGGGGTTCGCGACGCCGGGCGTCGAAGCGAAGGAACTCTTCCGCCCGCTGAACCAGGTCTCGGGCCAGGCGCAAGTGACGGATACGCTGTCGGTGGCGGCGCAGTACTTCCTCGATTGGGAAGCCTACCGCTACCCGGAAGGCGGCACCTATCTCGGTCCGGTGGACTTTGCCTTCAACGGCCCGGATCGCCAGTTCATCCCCCGCCTCGGTTTTGCCGCCAACGGCAAGCCGGTGGAGCCGAAACATGACGGCGAATACGGGCTCGCGCTGCGCTGGTCGCCCGAGGTGCTCGACGGCACGCTCGGTTTCTACTATCGGCGCTACGCCGACAAGCTGCCGCAGATTCTCCTTACGCGAGTCGGAGCGGGAGTCAGCCGCTACAACCTGATCTATGCGGGCGACATCGATCTGTACGGCGTCAGCCTCGCCAAGAACATCGCGGGCGTCAGCGTCGGGGCGGAATTCTCGTATCGCCGCAACACGCCGCTCAATGCGCAGGTACTGGGGATTTCGCCCACGGGACTGCCGGATCGGGGCGAGACCACCGGTCCGCGCGGCGACACCTTCCACGGGCTGGTGAACTTCCTCGGCGTGGTGCCGAAGACGCCGGTCTTCGATGCCGCGAACTGGGCGGCCGAGGTGACGTGGGCGCGTTGGGACAAGGTGCGCAGCGGCAAGAATCTCTTCTATGCGGAAGGCTTCGTGCCCTGCCGTGGTCGCGACAAATGGGACGGCTGCACGACGAAGGATTTCTGGGGCCTGTCGCTGTCCTTCACGCCGACTTGGTACCAGGTGCTGCCCGGCGTCGATCTGTCTGCTCCCGTCTCGGCCTCCGTGGGGCTCTCGGGCAACGCGCCGACCGTCTTCGGCGGCAACGAGGGTAACGGCAACTACAGCATCGGCCTGTCCGCTGACGTGTTCCAGAAATACCGGATCGACCTGAAGTACATCGACTACTTCGGTCGCTATCGCGACAACGGCACTGCCGTAACGACGCAAAACGGCTTCACCACGCTGCTCAAGGACCGCGGCTTCGTAAGCCTGACACTGAAGACGACGTTCTGA